The following are from one region of the Burkholderiales bacterium genome:
- a CDS encoding NAD(P)-dependent oxidoreductase yields the protein MSLKGKTLFITGASRGIGREIALRCARDGANIVITAKTAAPHPKLSGTIYSVAEEVKAAGGQALPIQLDVREEAQVMAAAAKAAETFGSIDILVNNASAISLTDTLHTPMKRFDLMMSVNVRGTFLSSQACIPHLRRAANPHILNLAPPLDMRAKWFKDHIAYTMSKYGMSLCTLGMSAELAQDGIAVNSLWPRTAVATAAVEVHFPEEVFKASRKPAIVADAAYVIFNRDSRSTTGNFFIDEEVLRNAGVNDFSRYAVTPGAKLASDFFVE from the coding sequence ATGTCGCTCAAAGGCAAAACCCTGTTCATCACCGGCGCCTCGCGCGGCATCGGCCGTGAAATCGCGCTGCGCTGCGCGCGCGACGGGGCGAACATCGTGATTACCGCCAAGACTGCCGCGCCGCATCCGAAGCTTTCCGGCACCATTTACAGCGTCGCCGAGGAAGTGAAGGCGGCGGGGGGCCAAGCGCTGCCGATACAGCTCGACGTGCGCGAGGAAGCGCAAGTCATGGCGGCGGCGGCGAAAGCGGCTGAAACCTTCGGCAGCATCGACATCTTGGTCAACAATGCCAGCGCCATCAGTCTCACCGATACGCTGCACACGCCAATGAAGCGCTTTGATTTGATGATGTCGGTCAACGTGCGCGGCACGTTCTTAAGCTCGCAGGCGTGCATTCCCCATCTCAGGCGCGCCGCCAATCCGCATATTCTTAATCTCGCCCCGCCGCTGGATATGCGCGCCAAGTGGTTCAAGGACCATATCGCTTACACCATGTCGAAGTACGGCATGAGCCTGTGCACGCTGGGAATGTCGGCGGAACTGGCGCAGGACGGTATCGCGGTGAATTCGCTTTGGCCGCGCACGGCGGTTGCCACTGCGGCGGTTGAAGTGCATTTCCCTGAAGAAGTTTTCAAGGCGAGCCGCAAGCCGGCAATCGTGGCGGACGCAGCTTACGTGATTTTCAACCGCGACAGCCGCTCGACTACCGGCAATTTTTTCATTGACGAAGAGGTTTTGCGGAATGCCGGGGTGAACGATTTTTCCCGCTACGCGGTGACGCCGGGTGCGAAATTGGCGAGTGATTTTTTTGTGGAATGA
- a CDS encoding enoyl-CoA hydratase, giving the protein MTQSILLSVAGPVATITFNRPRVMNALDWDMIMRFREVCEEVRRTEAVRAVLMRGEGPAFLAGGDVAMFRANLKQLPELIVKGARELHNAMLALRRMNKPVVASVHGAVAGGGISVMLSADLVIAADDTQFTLAYSRIAASPDGGSTYFLPRMVGYHKAMELALLSDTIDAETAKSLGIVNFVVPAAELQAQTARLMQRLTQGATYAYGETKALMNQSINSSMEEQLEAEVQAFSRCARTADLAEGVTAFVEKRKPAFTGK; this is encoded by the coding sequence GTGACGCAAAGCATCCTGCTCTCGGTCGCCGGCCCTGTTGCGACCATCACTTTCAACCGCCCCAGGGTGATGAACGCGCTCGACTGGGACATGATCATGCGTTTTCGCGAGGTGTGCGAGGAAGTGCGGCGCACGGAGGCGGTGCGCGCGGTGCTCATGCGCGGCGAGGGGCCGGCGTTCCTCGCCGGCGGCGATGTCGCCATGTTTCGCGCCAACCTCAAGCAATTGCCGGAACTGATTGTGAAAGGCGCGCGCGAGCTGCACAACGCGATGCTGGCGCTGCGGCGCATGAACAAGCCGGTGGTGGCCAGCGTGCACGGCGCGGTGGCGGGCGGCGGCATAAGTGTCATGCTTTCCGCGGATCTGGTGATCGCGGCGGATGACACCCAATTCACCCTGGCCTACAGCCGCATCGCCGCCAGCCCCGACGGCGGCAGCACTTATTTCCTGCCGCGCATGGTGGGCTATCACAAGGCGATGGAACTGGCGCTGCTCTCCGATACGATAGACGCTGAAACCGCGAAAAGTCTCGGCATCGTGAATTTCGTAGTGCCGGCCGCCGAGTTGCAAGCCCAAACGGCCAGACTCATGCAACGCCTGACCCAGGGCGCAACCTATGCTTATGGCGAAACCAAGGCGCTGATGAACCAATCGATTAACTCGAGCATGGAAGAGCAATTGGAAGCGGAAGTACAGGCGTTCTCCCGCTGCGCCCGCACCGCCGATCTGGCCGAGGGCGTCACGGCGTTTGTTGAAAAGCGCAAGCCGGCGTTCACTGGCAAATAG
- a CDS encoding acyl-CoA thioesterase has protein sequence MTEREKTVLPGKQPALRVVPMPSDANYVGDIFGGWIMSQVDIAGSIPAIRRARGRVATVAVNSFVFKQPVFVGDLVSLYADIVRIGRTSITVDVEVYAQRNPLKEECVKVTEATLTYVAVDETRKPRVVPKEEFEQPLNL, from the coding sequence ATGACTGAGCGAGAAAAAACCGTATTGCCGGGCAAGCAGCCCGCCTTGCGCGTGGTGCCGATGCCTTCGGACGCCAACTACGTCGGCGATATTTTCGGCGGCTGGATCATGTCGCAGGTGGACATCGCCGGCAGCATCCCCGCCATCCGCCGCGCGCGCGGGCGCGTCGCGACGGTGGCGGTGAATTCCTTCGTGTTCAAGCAGCCGGTGTTTGTCGGCGATCTGGTGAGCCTGTACGCTGACATCGTGCGCATCGGCCGCACTTCGATTACCGTGGATGTGGAGGTGTACGCGCAGCGCAATCCGTTGAAGGAAGAATGCGTGAAAGTCACTGAAGCAACGCTCACCTATGTTGCGGTTGACGAGACCAGAAAGCCCCGTGTAGTGCCAAAGGAGGAGTTTGAGCAGCCGCTCAACCTGTGA
- a CDS encoding long-chain fatty acid--CoA ligase, with protein MQQYFTNTSLSGNPPQVDIIPVEAAGTLSGLFRERVRRTPDGVAYRDFNLKHGNWRDYTWAQMQRQIARWQAALKREQLDPGDRVALMLRNCPSWVTMDQASLGLGLVVVPLYTVDRPDNVAYILKDAGVKVLLLENRKQWKELEAIREQWEDCGLQRILVLNGIDAADRNDARLAAVEGWLPEEGAEEMETLGKTDELATIVYTSGTTGRPKGVMLSHHNILSNAYSTLQSIQAGTDDLFLSFLPLSHTFERTVGYYLTVMAGATVAYARSITQLAEDLTCIRPTLLISVPRIYERVYGGIKAKLDEGSAVKRFLFNLTVKVGWSRFERAQKRGPWRASHLLWPLLDRLVASKVMARLGGRLRGALSGGAALPPNISRIFIGLGLPLVQGYGLTETSPVACCNRMDNNVPASIGLPIPGVEVKIGEKDALLIKGPNVMLGYWNNPEATKAMIAPDGWLNTGDTARIDEEGRVYITGRLKEIIVMSNGEKIPPVDMEAAIARDPLFEQTLVLGEGKPFLAVLAVLNAEQWKKTAREAGLDPQSATALHDETAEKLVLERIARQVRDFPGYAQIRRAALLLEPWTVENGLLTPTLKLRRPRVMEQYRDKIAKLYEGH; from the coding sequence ATGCAGCAGTATTTTACCAACACAAGCTTAAGCGGGAACCCGCCGCAGGTCGACATCATCCCGGTCGAAGCGGCGGGAACCCTGAGCGGGCTTTTCCGCGAGCGCGTCAGGCGCACGCCGGATGGCGTGGCCTATCGCGATTTCAATCTGAAGCACGGCAACTGGCGCGATTACACCTGGGCGCAGATGCAAAGACAGATTGCGCGCTGGCAGGCGGCGTTGAAACGCGAGCAGCTTGATCCCGGTGATCGGGTGGCGCTGATGCTGCGTAACTGCCCGTCATGGGTGACGATGGACCAGGCGTCCTTGGGTTTGGGACTGGTGGTGGTGCCGCTTTATACCGTTGACCGGCCGGACAACGTGGCTTATATCCTGAAAGATGCCGGGGTCAAAGTGCTGCTCCTGGAAAACCGGAAGCAATGGAAAGAGCTTGAAGCGATACGCGAGCAGTGGGAAGACTGCGGCCTGCAGCGCATTCTGGTGCTGAATGGCATCGACGCCGCTGACAGAAACGATGCGCGTCTCGCAGCGGTGGAAGGCTGGCTTCCCGAGGAGGGCGCGGAGGAAATGGAAACGCTGGGGAAAACCGACGAGCTTGCCACTATCGTCTATACTTCCGGCACCACCGGCCGGCCCAAGGGCGTGATGCTCTCGCACCACAACATCCTTTCCAACGCCTACAGCACGCTCCAGAGTATTCAGGCGGGGACCGATGATTTATTTCTGTCGTTTTTGCCGCTATCGCACACTTTCGAGCGCACTGTGGGTTATTACCTGACGGTGATGGCGGGCGCCACGGTGGCGTACGCGCGCTCGATAACGCAGCTTGCGGAAGATTTGACCTGCATACGGCCGACGCTCTTGATTTCGGTGCCGCGCATTTACGAGCGGGTTTATGGCGGCATCAAGGCCAAGCTGGATGAAGGGTCGGCAGTCAAACGCTTCCTGTTCAATTTGACCGTGAAGGTGGGCTGGAGCCGCTTCGAGCGTGCGCAGAAACGCGGACCCTGGCGCGCATCGCATCTGCTGTGGCCGCTGCTTGATCGGTTGGTGGCGTCGAAGGTTATGGCCAGGCTCGGCGGCAGACTTCGCGGTGCGCTTTCCGGCGGCGCGGCGCTGCCGCCCAACATTTCCAGAATTTTCATCGGTCTGGGGCTGCCGCTGGTGCAGGGTTATGGCTTGACCGAAACCAGTCCCGTGGCGTGCTGCAACCGCATGGATAACAACGTACCCGCGAGCATAGGGCTGCCGATACCGGGTGTGGAAGTAAAAATCGGAGAGAAAGACGCGCTGCTGATCAAAGGTCCGAACGTGATGCTGGGTTACTGGAACAATCCGGAAGCGACCAAAGCGATGATTGCGCCCGACGGCTGGCTCAACACCGGGGACACGGCGCGGATTGACGAGGAAGGCCGGGTTTACATCACCGGCCGGCTCAAGGAAATCATCGTCATGTCGAATGGTGAAAAAATCCCGCCGGTGGACATGGAAGCCGCGATTGCGCGCGACCCGCTGTTCGAGCAGACCTTGGTGCTGGGCGAAGGAAAACCCTTCCTCGCGGTGCTTGCGGTGCTCAACGCCGAACAATGGAAAAAAACCGCGCGCGAAGCCGGCCTCGACCCGCAATCGGCGACGGCTTTGCATGATGAAACGGCGGAAAAACTAGTGCTGGAACGCATTGCACGGCAGGTTCGGGATTTTCCCGGCTATGCGCAAATCCGGCGCGCGGCTCTATTGCTTGAGCCGTGGACCGTGGAAAACGGGCTGCTCACGCCCACGCTGAAATTGCGCCGGCCACGGGTGATGGAGCAGTATAGGGACAAAATCGCGAAACTTTATGAGGGGCATTAG